A stretch of Pseudoclavibacter chungangensis DNA encodes these proteins:
- a CDS encoding DUF4190 domain-containing protein, with the protein MALTAPEPRTTPERFDTSWPPATPDSAGARDPLAAPEPFGTPGRDAATGPFGPQDFPDTRAPFANHDPVGAPSREPDAAGPSASAPAAGGSGDLLAAAPAASADDAHPLAAEPTGTSASPDADARTVTDADDGSDEPGAASPSDGDSPFDSWFAPHAPVPTRRPVTTSERPPSPFDAPGPLDDPHALGDSPAAPEWRPAPAGPSTSDARAATPDATWPPADPTHEHVPERPTREAPDEPEPANAAASRRGGTAARVLGVLALVIGLGAVGAAILPLTSAWSWIPAVVAIILGVIALVRRAAPRFPAVAGTVLGPVALAIAVLVSFTAVFDAIAGTVLAGTTPTPEPTTVETQEPEAPPVPADVVHEGVGSAVLPIQPIDGLDQPIIVLVSATEAEVPIEVWSLGSAGQRLEKLVDALGPYDGTVAFDAVPPPTAAPDAGTDSGSSDDVTPGDQTSGDVSLEIITEGAWTVTIRSIEALETFGDQTSGTSDTVLRYDGPGGIATIGYTGTGSFSVRRYAENTEVLLNTIGAYEGSVNWPSGASLVTVRAAGPWTITVA; encoded by the coding sequence GTGGCGCTCACCGCGCCCGAACCGCGCACGACTCCCGAGCGATTCGACACCTCCTGGCCGCCCGCCACCCCGGATTCCGCGGGCGCCCGCGACCCCTTGGCCGCACCGGAACCGTTCGGTACTCCGGGGCGGGACGCCGCCACCGGGCCATTCGGCCCCCAGGACTTCCCGGACACCCGGGCCCCGTTCGCGAACCACGACCCGGTCGGTGCCCCGAGCCGGGAACCGGACGCCGCCGGACCGTCCGCGAGCGCCCCGGCGGCCGGCGGCTCCGGTGACCTCCTCGCTGCCGCGCCCGCCGCGTCGGCCGACGACGCCCACCCCCTCGCGGCGGAACCGACCGGCACATCGGCGTCGCCGGACGCCGACGCCCGGACGGTCACGGACGCGGACGACGGTTCCGACGAACCCGGTGCGGCGTCACCGAGCGACGGGGACTCGCCGTTCGACTCGTGGTTCGCGCCGCACGCACCCGTCCCGACGCGGCGGCCGGTCACGACGTCCGAGCGTCCGCCGTCGCCGTTCGACGCGCCCGGTCCGCTCGACGATCCGCACGCGCTCGGCGATTCGCCGGCCGCCCCGGAATGGCGTCCCGCGCCCGCCGGGCCGTCGACGTCGGATGCCCGAGCCGCGACTCCCGATGCCACTTGGCCCCCTGCCGATCCGACCCACGAACACGTTCCGGAACGACCCACCCGGGAGGCGCCGGACGAGCCCGAGCCGGCCAACGCCGCCGCGTCACGTCGTGGCGGCACGGCCGCCCGCGTGCTCGGCGTCCTCGCGCTCGTCATCGGCCTCGGTGCCGTCGGCGCGGCCATCCTCCCGCTCACGAGCGCGTGGTCGTGGATCCCCGCGGTCGTGGCGATCATTCTCGGCGTGATCGCACTCGTGCGTCGTGCCGCACCGCGATTCCCCGCCGTGGCCGGAACGGTGCTCGGGCCGGTCGCGCTCGCGATCGCCGTCCTCGTCAGTTTCACCGCGGTCTTCGATGCGATCGCCGGAACGGTGCTCGCGGGGACGACGCCGACGCCCGAACCGACGACGGTCGAGACACAGGAGCCGGAGGCACCACCCGTGCCCGCCGACGTGGTACACGAGGGCGTGGGCTCCGCCGTCCTCCCGATCCAACCGATCGACGGACTCGACCAGCCGATCATCGTGCTCGTTTCCGCCACGGAGGCGGAGGTCCCGATCGAGGTCTGGTCGCTCGGCTCGGCGGGCCAACGACTCGAGAAGCTCGTGGACGCCCTCGGCCCGTACGACGGGACGGTCGCGTTCGACGCCGTTCCACCCCCGACCGCGGCCCCGGACGCCGGGACCGATTCGGGTTCGAGCGACGACGTCACGCCCGGCGACCAGACGAGTGGCGACGTGTCGCTCGAGATCATCACCGAGGGCGCCTGGACCGTCACGATCCGCTCGATCGAGGCGCTCGAGACCTTCGGGGACCAGACGTCCGGAACGTCCGACACCGTGCTCCGCTACGACGGTCCCGGCGGGATCGCCACGATCGGCTATACGGGCACGGGCAGCTTCTCGGTCCGCCGGTACGCCGAGAACACCGAGGTCCTGCTGAACACGATCGGCGCGTACGAGGGGTCGGTCAACTGGCCGAGCGGCGCGTCGCTCGTGACCGTGCGCGCCGCGGGGCCGTGGACCATCACGGTCGCCTGA
- the aroQ gene encoding type II 3-dehydroquinate dehydratase, translated as MPTIHVVNGPNLNLLGTREPEVYGHETLADVEARCRTLTDSLGHALVFRQSNSEGTLVDWLQDIGREVAAGSALGVVLNAGAYTHTSVALRDAIVGASVPTIEVHVSNVHAREEFRHHSYLSPVAIGIVVGFGTGGYELAIRGLAERGRDGRGG; from the coding sequence ATGCCCACCATCCACGTCGTCAACGGCCCGAACCTCAATCTGCTCGGGACGCGAGAACCTGAGGTCTACGGCCACGAAACGCTCGCCGATGTCGAGGCACGCTGCCGGACGCTCACCGATTCGCTCGGCCACGCGCTCGTGTTCCGGCAGAGCAACAGTGAGGGCACGCTCGTCGACTGGCTGCAGGACATCGGGCGCGAGGTGGCGGCCGGCTCGGCGCTCGGCGTCGTGCTCAACGCGGGCGCCTACACGCACACCTCGGTCGCCCTGCGCGACGCGATCGTCGGCGCGAGCGTGCCCACGATCGAGGTGCACGTGTCGAACGTGCACGCCCGTGAGGAGTTCCGACACCACTCCTACCTCTCTCCCGTCGCGATCGGCATCGTCGTGGGCTTCGGGACCGGCGGCTACGAGCTCGCGATCCGAGGCCTCGCGGAGCGGGGCCGGGACGGGCGAGGCGGATGA
- a CDS encoding MerC domain-containing protein has protein sequence MAQRERTEREGYAESDRSVAPNHDYRAPSAYRAPDLFTGSTFTAVPDDRAPAADATRAGSDPSRDDTDRRPTMRRVSQHTARTGAHDRATARPAAAFRSTTSREPRSSYRSLAATSEPPVTETERYRALLGPIAMIFGALAMVAFQFSVGFPWILIALGVAFAIPAYSRGVRPRGASALSRGLTIIGFAILLVAIIIMLTGTGTRAGSGRGADGPIIPVHHVPASGPPLTLTGHGDETLPVATGSLAVVTVEPATARDTVRVSTLLDDGTAGAEIVVSTGLSERGVLTGGRFAPNNGLIVEADGEWTITIAPWTELPTYKLGATIVGEGDADETEMFAFEGLGGMGTFTFDAPEGDALHQELYPSEMTITIHSTDRTRTIDGVSLMDTRMLWPMRPLVVTVTSNVPWRLEIAPSP, from the coding sequence GTGGCCCAGAGGGAACGAACCGAGCGCGAGGGCTACGCCGAGTCGGACCGTTCCGTCGCGCCGAACCACGACTACCGCGCACCGAGCGCGTACCGCGCCCCCGACCTCTTCACCGGGTCGACCTTCACGGCGGTACCGGACGACCGTGCCCCGGCCGCGGACGCGACGCGCGCCGGGAGCGACCCATCGCGGGACGACACCGACCGCCGCCCGACGATGCGACGCGTCTCGCAACACACAGCACGAACCGGAGCCCACGACCGAGCGACGGCCCGGCCGGCCGCGGCGTTCCGCTCGACCACATCGCGCGAGCCCCGCTCCTCGTATCGATCGCTCGCCGCCACATCGGAGCCGCCGGTCACCGAGACCGAACGGTACCGCGCGCTGCTCGGCCCGATCGCCATGATCTTCGGTGCGCTCGCCATGGTGGCGTTCCAGTTCTCCGTGGGATTCCCATGGATCCTCATCGCGCTCGGGGTGGCCTTCGCGATCCCCGCCTACTCGCGAGGCGTCCGTCCGCGAGGCGCGTCGGCCCTCTCGCGCGGCCTGACGATCATCGGTTTCGCAATCCTCCTCGTCGCGATCATCATCATGCTCACCGGCACGGGCACGAGAGCGGGCTCGGGTCGGGGCGCCGACGGTCCGATCATTCCCGTCCACCACGTCCCCGCATCGGGGCCGCCCCTCACGCTGACCGGTCACGGCGACGAAACGCTCCCCGTCGCCACCGGTTCGCTCGCGGTCGTGACCGTCGAGCCGGCCACGGCTCGCGACACCGTGCGCGTGAGCACGCTGCTGGACGACGGCACGGCCGGCGCGGAGATCGTCGTGTCCACGGGCCTCTCCGAACGCGGCGTCCTCACCGGCGGGCGCTTCGCGCCGAACAACGGCCTCATCGTCGAGGCCGACGGCGAATGGACCATCACGATCGCTCCGTGGACCGAACTGCCCACGTACAAGCTGGGTGCCACGATCGTGGGAGAGGGCGACGCCGACGAAACGGAGATGTTCGCCTTCGAGGGTCTCGGGGGCATGGGAACCTTCACGTTCGACGCCCCTGAGGGAGACGCCCTCCATCAGGAGCTCTATCCGAGCGAGATGACCATCACGATCCACAGCACGGATCGGACCCGGACGATCGATGGGGTCTCCCTCATGGACACCCGGATGCTGTGGCCGATGCGACCACTCGTCGTGACGGTCACGAGCAATGTGCCGTGGCGTCTGGAGATCGCACCGAGCCCGTGA
- a CDS encoding aldose 1-epimerase family protein: MSASVPDDHAGRVPRSGGQLELHSGAYVATVATIGATLRTLQHDGRDLVVPFAADEVRPAWRGATLAPWPNRIVDGRWERDGITHALPLTEPERGHALHGLVAWLDFEPVERTDARVVLAATIQPQPGYPFRVEVRSTFELDRHGLRQRVEARNLDTVDAPFGTGPHPYLVAGPGPVDEWELLLPASHVLETDERLAPLGLVDVEVDPERFDFREPRPIGAAVLDHTSTGIERDATGHARVEVRGDDGAGVAVVFDRACAWVQLYSSDLPGTAMHRAGLAVEPMTCPPDAFNSGTDLAEIPPGGTFTAGWRIAALPPFA, encoded by the coding sequence GTGAGCGCATCCGTACCCGACGACCACGCCGGCCGCGTGCCGCGGTCCGGCGGCCAGCTCGAGCTGCACTCCGGCGCCTACGTCGCGACCGTCGCGACCATCGGCGCGACACTGCGCACGCTGCAGCACGACGGGCGTGACCTCGTCGTCCCCTTCGCGGCCGACGAGGTGCGCCCCGCGTGGCGGGGTGCGACGCTCGCGCCCTGGCCGAACCGCATCGTCGACGGCCGCTGGGAACGCGACGGGATCACGCACGCCCTCCCGCTCACGGAGCCCGAGCGCGGGCATGCGCTGCACGGACTCGTCGCGTGGCTCGACTTCGAGCCGGTCGAGCGCACGGATGCACGGGTCGTGCTCGCGGCGACGATCCAGCCCCAGCCCGGCTACCCGTTCCGTGTCGAGGTGCGCAGCACGTTCGAGCTCGACCGTCACGGCCTGCGCCAGCGTGTCGAGGCGAGGAATCTCGACACCGTGGACGCACCGTTCGGGACGGGGCCGCACCCCTACCTCGTCGCGGGGCCGGGGCCCGTCGACGAATGGGAGCTGCTGCTCCCCGCATCGCACGTCCTCGAGACCGACGAGCGACTCGCCCCGCTCGGTCTCGTGGACGTCGAGGTCGATCCGGAACGGTTCGACTTCCGCGAGCCCAGACCGATCGGTGCGGCCGTCCTCGACCACACGTCCACCGGCATCGAACGCGACGCCACGGGCCACGCCCGTGTCGAGGTGCGCGGGGACGACGGAGCGGGCGTCGCCGTGGTGTTCGACCGCGCGTGTGCGTGGGTGCAGCTCTACAGCTCCGACCTTCCCGGCACCGCGATGCACCGCGCGGGCCTCGCGGTGGAGCCGATGACGTGCCCGCCGGACGCCTTCAACTCGGGCACCGATCTCGCCGAGATCCCACCCGGCGGGACGTTCACCGCGGGGTGGCGGATCGCCGCGCTCCCGCCGTTCGCCTGA